The bacterium DNA segment GCGATTCGGATATGAGGTCCTGCCGAAGGACCCGGCCTTCTTCAGTCCGTTTCCGGACGGACGCGCCCTGTTTGTCTGGCGCAACGAGCGCAAGACGGCCGACGAGATCGCACGGTTCTCGCGCCGCGACGCGGCCCGCTACGCCGACTACGAGGCGTTCCTGGCCCGTCTGGCGGAGTTCGTCGAGCCTTGGCTGCTGACGACGCCCCCGGATCTGCAGTCCCGCCGTGTCGCCGACGTCTGGCAACTCGGACGCCTGGCCTGGCAGACGATGCGGCTGCCGCCCCAGACGCTCACCCAGGGCATCCGGATCCTCACGCAGAGCGCGCGTGATTTCTTGGATGCGTGGTTCGACTCGCCGGAGCTGAAGGCGTCCCTGTGCACCGACGGGGTCATCGGTGCCCGCGGGGGACCGTCCACACCGGGGACCGCGTACGTGCTCTTCCATCACTGCATGGGGCAGGCTGCCGGGAAGCGCGGACTGTGGGGATTTGTGCGCGGCGGCATGGGGGCGCTCAGCGACGCGCTGGCCGCGTCGGCCCGGTCACACGGCGCGACGATCCGCACGAACGCCGAGGTCGCGCACGTCCTGGTGCAAAACGGCCGGGCGTACGGGGTGGCGCTCAGCACCGGCGAGGAGGTCTGCGGACGGCTGGTGGCGTCGAACGCGGACCCCAAGCGCACGCTGCTCTCACTGCTCCCTCCCGAGCTGCTGGAGGCTGAGTTCCGCCGCGACGTCGAGGCCATCAGGATGGATGGCGTCGCGATGAAGATCAACCTCGCGCTCGAAGGCCTGCCCGACTTCACCGCGGCACCCGGTGCCTCGACCGGCCCCCAGCATCGAGGCACCACGCATATCGGTCCCACCATGGACTACATCGACCGCGCGTGGGAGGATGCGAACCGGGGTGAGCCGTCCGCCGCGCCGTTCTTGGAGGTCACGATCCCCACGACGTACGACCCCTCGCTCGCCCCGGAGGGCAAGCACGTCATGTCGATCTTCGTCCAGTACGCCCCATACGGGTTGCGAGGCGGCTCGTGGGACGCGTGCAAGGAGACCTACGCCGACCGCGTGATTGATACGCTCGCCGCATACGCTCCGAACATCAAGAATCTCATTGCGCACCGGCAGGTGCTGAGCCCGCTGGATCTCGAGCGCGTGTTCGGCCTCACGGGGGGCGACATCTTCCACGGAGACATGACGCTCGACCGTCTGTTCTTCATGCGGCCGGTGCCCGGGTGGGCGCGGTACCGAACTCCGGTGCGCGGGCTGTACCTGTGCGGCGCGGGAGCCCATCCCGGGGGCGGCGTGATGGGTGCTCCTGGCTTCAACGCGGCGCGCGAAATTCTCGCAGACCAGGCGAGGGGTGTAGCGGGGTGAGACACGGATGACGCTCGGCGCGACGGCAGTGCGCGAGGCGCGATCTCGTGGCCGGCTGCGGCGAACGCCCACGCGCGCGCCTGCGTCCTACGTGTGATGGTTTCCTCTCTCGGTGGGAGCGAGCGGCGGCGAGACGGCCCGGCGGCCATGGATGGCACCGTCCCGAGCGGATCGGAGGCGGGAGGGGGTGCGCCGGGCGGGCTGGTGGTGGCGGTGAGCCGCAGCGGGAGGCACACCCTGACCAAGCCGAATCAGGCGAGCATCCGGCTGCTGGCCGGCCTGGGCGTCGAGGACGACGCGCATCTGGGTGAGACGGTCCAGCATCGCTCGCGCGTGGCGCGCGACCCGAGCCAGCCGAATCTGCGCCAGGTGCACCTGATCCAGGCCGAGTTGCATGACGCGCTGCGAGCCGCCGGGTTTGCCGTGGCGGCCGGTCAGATGGGTGAAAACGTCACGACGCGAGGTGTCGATCTGCTTGGGCTGCCGACCGGCACGCGGCTGCGTCTTGGTGACACGGCCGTGGTCGAAGTGACGGGCCTCCGCAACCCCTGCACCCAGCTGAATCGCATCCACCCGGGGCTCATGGCGGCGACGCTGGGACGCGACGCGCGCGGCAACCTGATTCGCAAGGCCGGCGTCATGGGCGTGGTTCTCGCGGGCGGC contains these protein-coding regions:
- a CDS encoding NAD(P)/FAD-dependent oxidoreductase is translated as MTSYDALIVGGGHNGLVTAAYLARAGLRVLVLERRHVVGGACVTEDVWPGYRVSTAAYLCGLMHPRIIDDLHLARFGYEVLPKDPAFFSPFPDGRALFVWRNERKTADEIARFSRRDAARYADYEAFLARLAEFVEPWLLTTPPDLQSRRVADVWQLGRLAWQTMRLPPQTLTQGIRILTQSARDFLDAWFDSPELKASLCTDGVIGARGGPSTPGTAYVLFHHCMGQAAGKRGLWGFVRGGMGALSDALAASARSHGATIRTNAEVAHVLVQNGRAYGVALSTGEEVCGRLVASNADPKRTLLSLLPPELLEAEFRRDVEAIRMDGVAMKINLALEGLPDFTAAPGASTGPQHRGTTHIGPTMDYIDRAWEDANRGEPSAAPFLEVTIPTTYDPSLAPEGKHVMSIFVQYAPYGLRGGSWDACKETYADRVIDTLAAYAPNIKNLIAHRQVLSPLDLERVFGLTGGDIFHGDMTLDRLFFMRPVPGWARYRTPVRGLYLCGAGAHPGGGVMGAPGFNAAREILADQARGVAG
- a CDS encoding MOSC domain-containing protein, producing the protein MDGTVPSGSEAGGGAPGGLVVAVSRSGRHTLTKPNQASIRLLAGLGVEDDAHLGETVQHRSRVARDPSQPNLRQVHLIQAELHDALRAAGFAVAAGQMGENVTTRGVDLLGLPTGTRLRLGDTAVVEVTGLRNPCTQLNRIHPGLMAATLGRDARGNLIRKAGVMGVVLAGGEVRPGDPIRIELPPPPHRPLEPV